The stretch of DNA GCGACACCAAAGAAGAGTGGAAGATGAAGGCCGAGACGATGAAAATCCTCGACAAAAAGGTCAAAGTCACGGCCACCTGTGTCCGTGTCCCAACCTTTGTCGGTCACGCCGAGAGCCTGAATATCGAATTTGAAAACGAACTATCCGCTGATGACGCGCGCGACCTACTACGGGAGAGCCCCGGCATTATGGTTGTCGATAAGCAAGAAGACGGCGGCTACGTTACCCCCGTGGAATGTGTCGGTGAATTTGCGACCTTTATCTCGCGCATCCGCGAAGACAGCACGCAAGACAATACGCTCAATATGTGGTGCGTGTCCGACAACCTACGCAAGGGTGCCGCGCTCAATACCGTACAAATCGCAGAATGCCTCGTAAACCGTGGTCTGCCAGCGAAAAACGCGGGGTAGTTCGTTTGACACAACCGCCATCGCGCCATATGTTTACACTGTAAACAATTGTGGAGCTTGCCATGTCATCTGTCCCATTTTCTTTTCGTATGTCGCCAGAAACCAAAAAGGCGCTGGAGGATGCGGCTGAGTCGATGGACCGCACGCCCGCTTATTTAGCGGGCAAGGCGGTGGAGGCGTTTCTTTCTGCACGCGAAGAAAAGCGCCTCGCCATAGAGGCCGCCATTGCGGAGGCAGATAAAGGTTTGATGATTTCGCGCGACTCTATGCATGCTTGGATAAAAACGCTTGGTACGCCAGACGAGACACCGCACCCAGTTATTGATGTTGACCGTAAGAAAGACAAAGCGGTCTAGTGCGGTTAAATTATGCGTTCAGTGCATCACCAGACATTCGGTGGTTGCTGGATTACTACAATAAAATTTTTCCAAGTGGACGCAAAAAAATGGAAGCGACAATTGTCGCAACTGAAAACATGATTATGGAAAACCCTTATATTGGGCGCCCCTATAAACATTGTGATGACATTCGTTATATTGCGTTAGCCCGTAGTCCCTTCGCATTCATTTACCGCATCAATGATAACGAAATTGAAGTGCTGCGCGTTTGGGACTGGCGCAAAGACCACGCTGCTTTGCGATTGGAATAGCTTATGCCTCCGATTAATTATTCTCGAAACGCGTCTGTTTACGACAAGCGGCATTTGGATATTCCGAGTGCTGTGATCTTTGACATACTGGAATTGGCGGGCGCAGAACCGGGTGCGCCTATGTTGGATATGGCGGCAGGGACAGGGCGCGTCAGTGTGCCCTTTGCCGAGGCGGGCATGAGCGTCACGGCCTGTGATATTGCAGATAAGATGCTGGGCCAAATTGCGGCCAAAACTGACCGCCATATAGAGACGATTGTGGCGTCGGCGGACGCGCTACCCTTTGCAGATGATAGCTATGATTATATCGTATTGGCACGGGCGCTATATTTGATTGAAAACTGGCAGGGGGCGTTATCGGATATGGCGCGGGTGTTATCGCCCCAGGGTTATTTCATCCACGAATGGGGTAGCGGGGAGCCGGGGACGGTTATCGTGCGACTGCGCGAACGTTTGCGGGAAAGGCTTCTAGAGATGGGGGTGAAGCAAATTTTTCATCCGGGAGCGCGGTCTGAGGCGGATGTCATCACGGCGCTTCAGGCTTTAGGTTTTAACGAGCGAGGCGCCGTCAAAACGGGGCCGGGGGTTGAGATGACATTGCAAGGCTTTATCGACAAAATTGCCAATCGCGAATGTTCATATTTATGGGGCGTTAGCACAGAGATCAGCGAGCAGGCTGTGGCGGAACTTACGGCTTGGGCGCAGGCGGAATTTGGTCCGCTGGAACAGCCCATTGGCGTTCCCGGCGATACATTTTGGCGCGTCTACACACGCACATAAAAGCCGCCTTTGGTTATCAAAGGCGGCTTTGAACTTTACACGGTAAGACCCTAGAAACGGCGGCCTATGCCGACACCAACAATCCATGGGTCTATATCAACATCTGCGCCGACAACACCCGCCGCGCCTGCGTCAACAGTGACGTCGGTGGACAGGAATAATTTCTTCACATCAACGTTAAAGAAATATGTGTCATTAAACGGAATATCAACACCGCCTTGTAGGGCGAAACCAAAGCCGTTGTCATAATTCACGGACACGACGTCACCCGGGTCATTGTCATAAAAGAAGGTGTAATTAACGCCGGCCCCGACATAGGGACGGACCGCGCCGCGTGGGCTGAAATGGTATTGCGCAAGCAGTGTTGGCGGCAAGAGTGTCACGTCGCCCAAATCAACATCCCCTAACGCTGTATCAACCGCGCTTACATTATGCGGGTTTGTCGCAAGGATAAGTTCCGCTGCAAAGTTTTCAGAAAAGAAGTAAGAGATATCAAGCTCTGGTACGATACGATCAGAAATTTTGGCGTCACCACCAATGGCTTCGATGTCTGCACCCTCATCCGGGATGACATCAATCACGCGCAAACGGACCAACCAAGGATTTTCGACCTCTGATGCATTGGCAACTGTCGAAATGCTGGCCGTGCTGAGTAAGGTGGCAGCAAACAAACAGGCGCTGCTGAGCACAGATTTTTTAATGGACATGGATACTCTCCCAAAGAATGGGCTCCTCTGGCCCATATGGTTATCTCGCCGTCTTGGCGAGCCCACTTTTGCGGCGGGAACGGGGGGATAGATAAAATGGCGTCGGTATAGAAATTTGACCACGGACAAAAACTACCCCGCAGTTTTGCATG from Fretibacter rubidus encodes:
- a CDS encoding ribbon-helix-helix domain-containing protein codes for the protein MSSVPFSFRMSPETKKALEDAAESMDRTPAYLAGKAVEAFLSAREEKRLAIEAAIAEADKGLMISRDSMHAWIKTLGTPDETPHPVIDVDRKKDKAV
- a CDS encoding type II toxin-antitoxin system RelE/ParE family toxin, translated to MRLNYAFSASPDIRWLLDYYNKIFPSGRKKMEATIVATENMIMENPYIGRPYKHCDDIRYIALARSPFAFIYRINDNEIEVLRVWDWRKDHAALRLE
- a CDS encoding class I SAM-dependent methyltransferase gives rise to the protein MPPINYSRNASVYDKRHLDIPSAVIFDILELAGAEPGAPMLDMAAGTGRVSVPFAEAGMSVTACDIADKMLGQIAAKTDRHIETIVASADALPFADDSYDYIVLARALYLIENWQGALSDMARVLSPQGYFIHEWGSGEPGTVIVRLRERLRERLLEMGVKQIFHPGARSEADVITALQALGFNERGAVKTGPGVEMTLQGFIDKIANRECSYLWGVSTEISEQAVAELTAWAQAEFGPLEQPIGVPGDTFWRVYTRT
- a CDS encoding OmpW family protein → MSIKKSVLSSACLFAATLLSTASISTVANASEVENPWLVRLRVIDVIPDEGADIEAIGGDAKISDRIVPELDISYFFSENFAAELILATNPHNVSAVDTALGDVDLGDVTLLPPTLLAQYHFSPRGAVRPYVGAGVNYTFFYDNDPGDVVSVNYDNGFGFALQGGVDIPFNDTYFFNVDVKKLFLSTDVTVDAGAAGVVGADVDIDPWIVGVGIGRRF